A single Filimonas effusa DNA region contains:
- a CDS encoding type I restriction enzyme HsdR N-terminal domain-containing protein yields MIGIEYPHYNFKTRLDGEKRLLFDEVRRIWVVLTPEEWVRQNFIQYLAQTKGYPTSVMAVEKMITLGEMKKRCDIVIYREAKPWMIVECKEMNVPLSENVAGQILRYNISLNVRYLIVTNGSYTFGLDTGSMKGLTAIPDFGSGV; encoded by the coding sequence ATGATAGGGATTGAGTATCCACATTATAATTTCAAAACGCGCCTGGATGGTGAAAAGCGGCTGCTCTTTGATGAAGTGCGCCGTATTTGGGTGGTATTGACTCCTGAAGAATGGGTACGGCAAAACTTTATTCAGTACCTGGCGCAAACCAAAGGGTATCCTACTTCTGTTATGGCGGTAGAGAAAATGATCACGCTCGGAGAAATGAAAAAGCGTTGTGATATAGTGATATACCGGGAAGCGAAGCCGTGGATGATCGTTGAATGCAAGGAAATGAATGTGCCGCTGAGCGAAAATGTGGCCGGGCAAATACTGCGTTATAATATTTCTTTAAATGTCCGCTATCTTATCGTTACTAACGGGTCTTATACGTTTGGGCTGGATACCGGCAGTATGAAGGGGTTAACTGCCATACCTGATTTTGGCAGCGGCGTATAA
- a CDS encoding AMP nucleosidase encodes MKTKQEIVTNWLPRYTGAELEQFGKYILLTNFSNYVQMFADWHGVPVIGRDRPFQCATADGITIINFGMGSPGAATVMDLLSAIEPQAVLFLGKCGGLKKRNKLGDLILPIAAIRGEGTSSDYFPPEVPAMPAFALQKAISTTIRDYQVDYWTGTVYTTNRRVWEHDEEFKSYLQKIRAYAIDMETATIFTVGFFNKIPTGALLLVSDQPMIPEGVKTEASDKAVTAKYVDRHLRIGIDSLKQLINGGLTVRHLRF; translated from the coding sequence ATGAAAACGAAGCAAGAGATAGTAACCAATTGGCTGCCCCGGTATACAGGAGCAGAACTGGAACAATTCGGGAAATACATATTACTAACCAATTTCAGTAACTATGTACAGATGTTTGCAGACTGGCACGGAGTGCCTGTAATAGGCCGCGACCGTCCTTTTCAGTGCGCTACCGCAGATGGCATTACCATCATCAACTTTGGTATGGGCAGCCCCGGCGCAGCAACGGTAATGGACCTGTTATCCGCTATTGAACCACAGGCGGTATTATTCCTGGGTAAATGCGGCGGCTTAAAGAAAAGAAATAAACTGGGCGACCTTATATTACCCATTGCAGCTATACGCGGCGAAGGTACCTCCAGCGACTATTTCCCACCCGAAGTGCCCGCCATGCCGGCATTCGCACTTCAGAAAGCCATCTCCACCACCATACGCGACTACCAGGTAGATTATTGGACAGGCACTGTTTACACCACCAACAGGCGTGTATGGGAACATGATGAAGAGTTCAAGTCGTATCTCCAAAAGATAAGGGCTTATGCCATCGATATGGAAACGGCCACTATTTTCACTGTTGGCTTTTTCAATAAAATACCTACCGGCGCATTATTGCTGGTAAGCGATCAGCCCATGATCCCCGAAGGAGTGAAAACAGAGGCCAGCGACAAAGCCGTTACCGCAAAGTATGTAGACCGTCACCTGCGCATAGGCATCGACTCCCTGAAACAACTTATCAATGGCGGCTTAACAGTAAGACATTTAAGATTCTAA
- a CDS encoding ABC transporter ATP-binding protein produces the protein MQPLLDIQDLTVHFLQNGQQTPALRNINLTINRGEIVALVGESGSGKSVTSLSVLRLLASPPAMFSGGQILFHDNGQTTDLLKRPEGAMQELRGQKIAMIFQEPMTSLNPVHTCGHQVMEAILQHKTVTREQARTQTLALFEMVKLPDPQRIFKSYPHQISGGQKQRVMIAMAMSCNPSLLICDEPTTALDVTVQKRVLQLIRDLQIEQQMGVLFITHDLGVVSEIADKIVVMYRGSIIESGTREQILRSPEHPYTRALLACRPALYPRGTRLPVVSDFLEGRITHADNSNTIQEILPAPATEQKPSGILSVANPPSHPFLEVKDLHVWFPTKHSLLGKPLAYTKAVNGVSFSLNQGETLGLVGESGCGKSTLGRSLLRLVTPTSGDIVFKGESILHKKGSEANALSKQMQIIFQDPYSSLNPRKRIGEAIAEPLLVHGIGDNAQQRKEMAVTLLEKVGLSNEHYYRYPHEFSGGQRQRIVIARALALRPSFVVCDESVSALDVSVQAQVLNLLNDLKKEFGFTAIFISHDLSVVKYISDRIMIMNKGRIEESGPSEEVYHHPKSSYTQQLIASIPVLHK, from the coding sequence ATGCAGCCACTCCTCGACATACAGGACCTTACCGTTCATTTTTTGCAGAACGGGCAGCAAACGCCTGCGCTGCGAAACATTAACTTAACCATCAACAGGGGGGAGATAGTGGCATTGGTAGGAGAATCGGGCTCGGGCAAATCCGTGACTTCTTTATCTGTACTCCGTTTACTGGCTTCACCACCGGCGATGTTTTCGGGCGGACAAATCCTGTTTCATGATAACGGGCAAACAACTGATCTGCTGAAACGCCCGGAGGGCGCTATGCAGGAATTACGGGGCCAGAAAATAGCCATGATCTTCCAGGAGCCTATGACCTCCCTCAATCCTGTACATACCTGCGGGCACCAGGTAATGGAAGCGATACTGCAGCACAAAACCGTTACCCGTGAGCAGGCCCGCACTCAAACATTGGCATTGTTTGAAATGGTGAAGCTGCCCGACCCGCAGCGTATCTTCAAAAGCTACCCGCACCAGATCAGCGGCGGACAAAAGCAACGGGTGATGATAGCGATGGCCATGAGCTGTAATCCCAGCCTGCTCATCTGCGATGAACCTACCACCGCATTGGATGTAACAGTTCAAAAACGGGTATTACAACTCATCAGGGATTTGCAGATCGAACAGCAAATGGGTGTACTTTTTATCACGCACGACCTGGGAGTGGTATCCGAGATCGCCGACAAAATAGTGGTGATGTACCGGGGTAGTATTATAGAATCAGGCACCCGGGAACAGATCCTGCGTTCACCGGAACATCCTTACACCCGGGCCTTACTGGCCTGCCGTCCTGCTTTATACCCGCGCGGTACACGCCTGCCTGTGGTAAGCGATTTTCTGGAAGGCAGAATAACACATGCTGACAATAGCAATACAATACAGGAAATTTTACCGGCACCAGCCACTGAACAAAAGCCTTCAGGTATACTATCAGTTGCAAACCCGCCATCTCATCCCTTCCTCGAGGTAAAAGACCTGCACGTATGGTTTCCCACAAAGCATTCACTTTTAGGTAAGCCCCTGGCATATACCAAAGCAGTGAACGGCGTCAGCTTTTCGCTAAACCAGGGCGAGACCCTGGGACTGGTTGGCGAATCGGGATGCGGCAAAAGCACACTGGGGCGCAGTCTGCTGCGATTGGTAACACCTACCTCAGGTGATATCGTGTTCAAAGGCGAAAGTATCCTGCACAAGAAAGGCAGCGAAGCCAATGCCCTGAGCAAACAAATGCAGATCATATTCCAGGATCCCTACTCGTCTTTAAACCCACGGAAACGCATAGGCGAGGCCATAGCAGAACCGCTGCTGGTACATGGGATAGGCGACAATGCACAGCAACGTAAAGAAATGGCAGTAACGCTGCTCGAAAAAGTAGGCTTAAGTAACGAACACTATTATCGCTACCCGCACGAATTCAGTGGTGGCCAGCGGCAGCGGATAGTCATAGCCAGAGCCCTTGCCTTACGCCCTTCTTTCGTGGTATGTGATGAAAGCGTTTCGGCGCTGGATGTTAGCGTTCAGGCGCAAGTATTAAACCTGCTCAACGATCTGAAGAAAGAATTCGGTTTTACAGCCATCTTCATCTCGCACGACCTTTCCGTAGTAAAATACATCAGCGACCGCATCATGATCATGAACAAAGGCAGGATAGAAGAATCCGGCCCTTCAGAAGAAGTGTATCATCATCCCAAAAGCAGTTACACCCAACAGTTGATTGCTTCCATACCTGTTTTACATAAATAG